A segment of the Opitutia bacterium genome:
CTCCACGCGAATTCGCCGATGCGCACCATGTTGAGTCCGGCGGCCTGCATGCGCGCGAGATCGGCCTCCCACGTCGCCTCCGACCACTGCTCGGGATACCACGCCGCGCCATACATGAGCGGCGGGACGTTCGCGGCCCGCGCGACGAGCCCGAGCGTGAGAAGCGTGACGACCGAAACGAGACGGCGGAAGGTGGACATGCGAAGTGTGGTTCAGCGCGCGGCGGCGCGCAGGTTGACGGTGACTGGTTTCAATTTCGGCGCGGAAACCCGCACGACGATCTCGCCGCCCTTCTCTTTCGAGCGAACGACGGCGAGCGCGCGACCTTGACAAAGCGAACGACGCGGCCCGAGATAGGACTCCTTCGACGTGAGGTCGGCGTTGCCGAGCGCGAGCAACGTCGCGGCGCCCGACACCTCGACCGTGACGGGCAAATCCGCCGTCGGCACCCACTCGCCTTTCGCATCGAGCGCCTCGATCGTCACGTAAACCAAATCCTGCCCGCCGGGGCGGACGCGCGTCAGGTCCGGCGTCGCGCGCAGCGCCGTGACCTTTCCGGCCGTGCGCAACGCGAAGCGCTCGACCTCGCGTCCGTCCTTGAGGCCAATGGCCACCAGCTCGCCCGGCGCGTAGGCGACGGCGAAACGCGCGCGGAATTCGTGCGCGCGGTCCGTGGGCTGTTCGCCGAGCGACTTGCCGTTCAGCTCGAGCCGCACCGCGTCGTAGCGCGAGTAGACTTCCACGTTCAGCTCCTTTCCGTCGCGACCGGGCCAGGTCCAGCTGGGGAGCGCGGGCGGCATCGACCACGGCGTGACGTTCCACGGACGACCGTCGGAGGTGGGCGCGACGACGGCGGCGTAAAGTTTCTCGCCGCGATCCCACACGATGTTGCGGTAGTGCGAAATCGGTTTCCGCCAGCCGATGAGATCAATGTCGCCACAGGCCGCGCCGTGCCACGGCCACATGTTGCCCTCCCAGTGCTTCACGGCGGGTTCGTCCGGCGGGAAGACGCGGCCGATGCCGGCTTCGCCGAGATAATCCAGCGCGCTCCACACGAAATCGCCGACGACGTAAGGCTGCTCCTGCACGATCATCCAATTGGCGAACACTTCGGACTGATACGATTCCGCCGCGACGATGACGCGCTCCGGCAGACGCGCATGGTCGCCCGCGTGCTGCGCGGCCAATTCATAGTTGTAGCCGGCGAGGTCGAGCGCGGCGAAGAGCGGATCGAGTTGCTCCCAGTTGCCATTCTTGCCGGCCCCGTTCACGCCCGCCGACACGGGGCGCGTCGCGTCGAGCGAACGCACGCGACCGGCCAGCTCACGCGCGATGCGCTGGCCGTCGGCGGTGGTGCGCTCGAACATCTCGTTGCCGATGCTCCAGATGACAACCGACGGGTGGTTGCGGTCCCGCTTCACCCACGCATCGACGTCGCGCTGCCACCACTCGGCGAAGAGCACGCTGTAGTCGTGCTTGGTCTTCCCCTTCGCCCAGCCGTCGAAGATCTCGTCCATCACGAGCACACCGAGCCGGTCGCAAGCGTCGAGGAACGCCCGCGACGGCGGATTGTGCGCCGTGCGCACCGCGTTGAAACCCTCCGCCTTCAGCAGCTCGACCTTGCGCTCCTCAGCGCGATCGAACGCCGCGGCACCGAGGATGCCGGTGTCGTGGTGCACGTTGCCGCCGTTGAGCTTGATCGGCGCGCCGTTGAGTTCGAGGCCGCGCGCGGCCGTCCAACGCAGTGTGCGAATGCCGAAGACGGTCGAGTATTCGTCGACCAGCTCCTTGCCGTCAGTGAGGCGCACGGCCGCGCGATAGAGCGCGGGCGACGCCGGCGACCACGCCTGCGGTTGCGGGATTTTCGCCGTGACGCGAAACACGGAGTCGACGCCGGACGGCGCCACGACGGCGGTTCGCGTCTGTGCGACGCGTTTCCCCGTCGCGTCGAAAAAGCTGATCTCGGCCGCCAGCTTGCGCTCAGTCTCCCCGCGATTGGTCACCG
Coding sequences within it:
- a CDS encoding glycoside hydrolase family 2 protein; protein product: MLILHPFRFRFVAVLLILLVAPWAGARERYLWDAQWKFRFGDPAGAAGVGFDDAKWRALDLPHDWSIELPVRKDAASAGHGGFFENGIGWYRKTFRAAKSWAGQRVTLEFEGVYMNAEVFINGVSVGRHPYGFTPFTVELTPHLKLAAENLLAVRVDHSAQPTARFYTGSGIYRHVTLHVTAPVHVAADGVFVTTTALSAAEATLEVETTVTNRGETERKLAAEISFFDATGKRVAQTRTAVVAPSGVDSVFRVTAKIPQPQAWSPASPALYRAAVRLTDGKELVDEYSTVFGIRTLRWTAARGLELNGAPIKLNGGNVHHDTGILGAAAFDRAEERKVELLKAEGFNAVRTAHNPPSRAFLDACDRLGVLVMDEIFDGWAKGKTKHDYSVLFAEWWQRDVDAWVKRDRNHPSVVIWSIGNEMFERTTADGQRIARELAGRVRSLDATRPVSAGVNGAGKNGNWEQLDPLFAALDLAGYNYELAAQHAGDHARLPERVIVAAESYQSEVFANWMIVQEQPYVVGDFVWSALDYLGEAGIGRVFPPDEPAVKHWEGNMWPWHGAACGDIDLIGWRKPISHYRNIVWDRGEKLYAAVVAPTSDGRPWNVTPWSMPPALPSWTWPGRDGKELNVEVYSRYDAVRLELNGKSLGEQPTDRAHEFRARFAVAYAPGELVAIGLKDGREVERFALRTAGKVTALRATPDLTRVRPGGQDLVYVTIEALDAKGEWVPTADLPVTVEVSGAATLLALGNADLTSKESYLGPRRSLCQGRALAVVRSKEKGGEIVVRVSAPKLKPVTVNLRAAAR